A single genomic interval of Nonomuraea rubra harbors:
- a CDS encoding DUF4132 domain-containing protein produces the protein MNVITQLSPEAQYLHRHLTEPGIGYPDPWPDASRLTAADLGHLLPLAYRTRGTGPAFSMRYAVENEVKQRQPEFTPESCLALYEALAAGLDRRRWADVCLAAGALLRCPGGAPQAELAGIARALTEFMVAHSRFEEPYALLAVAGVAGMDERGKPMDEPQGSLAVAERDVVLGLDPVGRALVAEVGPRSYGSPPELPGVWERLAALTPYAEFARSALEAAEARLAAIHAGELPYRADKAFTAAEVPALGRAARLALHSDAPWLPELLGSLLARVAVAPTKAKTLPSQALLFELGRAVGRFPTPEAVTALRAARAATRHAGVVKQLDRMIKKAEPGLADRVEVAFRMPDLGFASGGRLEVALGEHTAVVSPGAGGEFELGWWQGGKALKSVPAAVRREHPEEVKRLRELVKQVRRQVTTLCRALEAGFAGEMSWPYETWRERVAGHPIAGTVAARLIWEVETAPGEWQALPPAFTPGSGPAATDGPAATDGPAATDGPAAPGECAAADGPAAPDGRRVRLWHPARAAAGEVARWREAVTEGRVRQPFKQAFREVYPLTPAEEETAAYSNRYAAHIVDYRRLYAMFRSRNWESRMLGPWDGGDTDAATRVLAEGRWRVSFHHDYLYDEPGEYASTDQVRFHRRGDEGAWREAPLAEVPPLVFSEAMRDVDLFVAVTSIAADPAWADRGHDRHLAYWRDTSAGPLQPSGEVRRDALARLLPRTAIGARCTLTDRFLVVRGDLRTYKIHVGSGNVLMDPGDVYLCIVPERRRDERLFLPFEDDDRLALILSKALLLARDTEITDESILRQIKGGS, from the coding sequence GTGAACGTGATCACCCAGCTCTCCCCGGAAGCCCAGTACCTCCACCGCCACCTGACCGAGCCCGGCATCGGCTACCCGGACCCGTGGCCCGACGCGTCACGGCTGACGGCGGCCGATCTGGGGCATCTGCTGCCGCTCGCCTACCGCACCAGGGGCACGGGCCCCGCCTTCTCGATGCGGTACGCCGTCGAGAACGAGGTCAAGCAGCGGCAGCCGGAGTTCACCCCCGAGTCGTGCCTCGCGCTCTACGAGGCCCTCGCCGCCGGGCTGGACAGGCGCCGGTGGGCGGACGTGTGCCTGGCGGCGGGCGCGCTGCTGCGCTGCCCCGGCGGGGCGCCGCAGGCCGAGCTGGCCGGGATCGCGCGGGCGCTGACCGAGTTCATGGTGGCGCACTCGCGGTTTGAGGAGCCGTACGCGCTGCTGGCCGTGGCCGGGGTCGCCGGGATGGACGAGCGGGGGAAACCGATGGACGAGCCGCAGGGGTCGCTGGCGGTGGCCGAGCGTGACGTGGTGCTGGGGCTCGATCCCGTCGGCAGGGCGCTGGTGGCCGAGGTGGGGCCCCGCTCGTACGGGTCGCCGCCCGAGCTGCCCGGGGTCTGGGAGCGGCTGGCGGCGCTGACGCCGTACGCGGAGTTCGCCCGTTCGGCGCTGGAGGCGGCCGAGGCGCGGCTGGCCGCGATCCACGCGGGCGAGCTGCCGTACCGTGCCGACAAGGCGTTCACGGCGGCCGAGGTGCCGGCGCTCGGCCGGGCCGCGCGGCTGGCGCTCCACAGCGACGCGCCGTGGCTGCCCGAGCTGCTCGGCAGCCTGCTGGCCCGGGTCGCCGTCGCGCCGACGAAGGCCAAGACGCTGCCGTCGCAGGCGCTGCTGTTCGAGCTCGGGCGGGCGGTCGGGCGGTTCCCGACGCCCGAGGCCGTCACGGCGCTGCGCGCGGCCCGCGCGGCGACCCGGCACGCCGGGGTGGTCAAGCAGCTCGACCGCATGATCAAGAAGGCCGAGCCGGGGCTGGCCGACCGGGTCGAGGTGGCCTTCCGCATGCCGGACCTGGGGTTCGCGTCCGGGGGGCGGCTGGAGGTGGCGCTGGGGGAGCACACGGCGGTGGTCTCGCCCGGTGCGGGCGGGGAGTTCGAGCTGGGCTGGTGGCAGGGCGGCAAGGCGCTCAAGAGCGTGCCGGCGGCGGTGCGCAGGGAGCATCCCGAGGAGGTCAAGCGGCTGCGCGAGCTGGTCAAGCAGGTGCGGCGGCAGGTGACGACGCTGTGCCGGGCGCTGGAGGCCGGGTTCGCGGGGGAGATGTCGTGGCCGTACGAGACATGGCGCGAGCGGGTCGCCGGGCACCCGATCGCGGGCACGGTGGCGGCCCGGCTGATCTGGGAGGTGGAGACCGCCCCCGGCGAATGGCAGGCCCTCCCGCCCGCGTTCACCCCGGGATCCGGCCCCGCCGCCACGGACGGCCCCGCCGCCACGGACGGCCCCGCCGCCACGGACGGGCCCGCCGCGCCGGGCGAATGCGCCGCCGCGGATGGACCCGCCGCGCCGGATGGGCGGCGGGTGCGGTTGTGGCATCCGGCGCGGGCCGCCGCCGGGGAGGTGGCCCGGTGGCGGGAGGCCGTGACCGAGGGGCGGGTCAGGCAGCCGTTCAAGCAGGCCTTCCGCGAGGTCTACCCGCTGACCCCGGCCGAGGAGGAGACCGCCGCCTACTCCAACCGGTACGCCGCGCACATCGTCGACTACCGCCGCCTCTACGCGATGTTCCGGTCCAGGAACTGGGAGTCCAGGATGCTCGGCCCCTGGGACGGCGGCGACACGGACGCGGCCACCCGGGTCCTGGCGGAGGGCCGCTGGCGGGTGTCGTTCCACCACGACTACCTGTACGACGAGCCCGGCGAGTACGCCTCCACCGACCAGGTGCGCTTCCACCGGCGCGGCGACGAGGGCGCCTGGCGCGAGGCGCCGCTGGCCGAGGTCCCGCCGCTGGTGTTCAGCGAGGCCATGCGGGACGTCGACCTGTTCGTGGCCGTGACCTCGATCGCGGCCGACCCCGCCTGGGCCGACCGCGGCCACGACCGCCACCTGGCCTACTGGCGCGACACCTCGGCCGGCCCGCTGCAGCCCTCGGGCGAGGTACGCCGCGACGCCCTGGCCCGCCTCCTGCCCCGCACGGCCATCGGCGCACGCTGCACGCTCACGGACCGGTTCCTGGTCGTCCGCGGCGACCTGCGCACCTACAAGATCCACGTGGGCAGTGGCAACGTCCTCATGGACCCGGGCGACGTCTACCTGTGCATCGTGCCGGAACGCCGCCGCGACGAGCGGCTGTTCCTGCCGTTCGAGGATGACGACCGGCTGGCGCTCATCCTCAGCAAGGCCCTCCTCCTGGCCAGGGACACGGAGATCACGGACGAGAGCATCCTCAGGCAGATCAAGGGCGGCTCGTGA
- a CDS encoding TetR/AcrR family transcriptional regulator: MTQDGRRLRGLRSREAILERTVGLASVEGLEGLSLGRLATATGTSKSGFFAHWRDKEQLQLDAVEWAARQWKEHVVAPAMSAPAGVRRLFALHEARLRFYREGLLPGGCFFFTVQAEFDDRPGAVHDRVARAMREWQEFIQRLVAQAKELGELVDGADPAQLAYEIDALGEMVIIHSRLHDGPAALAHARRAVLQRLRALCPEPALLPED, from the coding sequence ATGACGCAGGACGGCCGGCGGCTGCGCGGGTTGCGCAGCCGGGAGGCGATTCTCGAGCGGACGGTGGGCCTGGCCTCCGTCGAAGGGCTGGAGGGGCTGTCGCTGGGGCGGCTGGCGACGGCCACCGGCACCAGTAAGTCCGGATTTTTCGCTCATTGGCGTGACAAGGAGCAGCTACAGCTTGACGCCGTGGAATGGGCGGCCCGCCAGTGGAAGGAGCACGTCGTGGCGCCCGCCATGAGTGCTCCGGCCGGGGTGCGGCGGCTGTTCGCGCTGCACGAGGCGCGGCTGCGCTTCTACCGCGAAGGCTTGCTGCCGGGTGGATGCTTCTTCTTCACCGTGCAGGCCGAGTTCGACGACCGGCCGGGAGCCGTGCACGACCGCGTGGCGCGGGCCATGCGCGAGTGGCAGGAGTTCATCCAGCGGCTGGTGGCGCAGGCCAAGGAGCTGGGTGAGCTGGTGGACGGCGCGGATCCGGCGCAGCTCGCGTACGAGATCGACGCGCTCGGCGAGATGGTGATCATCCACTCCCGCCTGCACGACGGGCCCGCCGCCCTCGCCCACGCCCGCCGCGCCGTCCTGCAGCGGCTGCGCGCGCTCTGCCCCGAGCCCGCACTTCTCCCGGAGGATTGA
- a CDS encoding acyl-CoA thioesterase: MMMEDGVHEPVQVHFDDLDAMGLLHNSRYALLVERAIGAYWQRLGWSPDAARSVFKDVFLAVREFKVTYHVPIVGAGEPVVHFWIERLGRTSGVYGFRVLSPDREVVHADGYRVNVNLDPATLRPAPFTDELRTAAEPLMRHAAAAC, from the coding sequence ATGATGATGGAAGACGGCGTGCACGAGCCTGTCCAGGTGCATTTCGACGATCTCGACGCCATGGGCCTGTTGCACAACTCCCGGTACGCGTTGCTGGTCGAGCGGGCGATCGGGGCGTACTGGCAGCGTCTGGGCTGGTCGCCCGACGCGGCGCGGTCGGTGTTCAAGGACGTGTTCCTGGCGGTGCGGGAGTTCAAGGTGACCTATCACGTGCCGATCGTGGGGGCGGGCGAACCCGTGGTGCACTTCTGGATCGAACGGCTGGGCCGCACCAGCGGCGTGTACGGATTCCGCGTGCTGTCGCCGGACCGGGAGGTGGTGCATGCCGACGGTTACCGGGTGAACGTCAACCTCGACCCGGCCACGCTGCGGCCCGCACCGTTCACCGACGAGCTCCGCACCGCCGCCGAGCCCCTGATGCGCCACGCGGCGGCGGCCTGCTGA
- a CDS encoding ABC transporter ATP-binding protein — translation MLFRLLRVQLRPYRREITLVVLFQFVQTLATLYLPTLNADIIDDGVVRGDTGYIMRVGLVMLGVTLVQIVCATVAVYYGARTSMALGRDLRAAIFRRVQDFSAQEVGRFGAPSLITRTTNDVQQIQLLVLMAFTMMVAAPIMCVGGIVLALRQDVTLSSLLLVALPVMIVIVAVIVVRMRPLFRTMQERIDRINQVLREQITGIRVIRAFVRDRYERERFAADNDRLTDVSLRVGRLMALMFPTVMLVVNVSSVAVVWFGGHRIAEGAMEVGALTAVISYLMQILMSVMMAMFMFMMIPRAEVCAERIEEVLATEPTVHPPAAPVVPERHDGELELRSVDFRYPGAEEPVLCGVSFVARPGRTTAIIGSTGSGKTTLLNLIPRLFDATAGEVLVDGADVRDLDQAVLSRAVGLVPQSPYLFTGTVASNLRYGRPDATDEELWRALEVAQAREFVEAMPGGLEEPISQGGTNVSGGQRQRLAIARTLVHRPEIYLFDDSFSALDYATDARLRAALAAEIADATIVIVAQRVSTIRDADRIIVLEDGRVAGSGTHAELMDGCPTYREIVLSQLTEQEAAA, via the coding sequence ATGCTGTTCCGTTTGCTGCGGGTCCAGCTCAGGCCGTACCGGAGAGAGATCACGCTCGTCGTGCTCTTCCAGTTCGTGCAGACGCTGGCCACGCTCTATCTTCCGACGCTCAACGCCGACATCATCGACGACGGTGTCGTCAGGGGCGACACCGGTTACATCATGCGCGTCGGGCTGGTGATGCTCGGTGTGACGCTCGTCCAGATCGTCTGCGCGACCGTGGCGGTGTACTACGGCGCCCGGACCTCGATGGCCCTGGGCAGGGATCTGCGGGCCGCGATCTTCCGCCGGGTGCAGGACTTCTCCGCGCAGGAGGTCGGCAGGTTCGGCGCGCCGTCGCTGATCACCCGGACGACCAACGACGTGCAGCAGATCCAGTTGCTGGTGCTGATGGCGTTCACCATGATGGTGGCCGCGCCGATCATGTGCGTCGGCGGCATCGTGCTGGCGTTGCGGCAGGACGTGACGCTGTCGTCGCTGCTGCTCGTGGCGCTGCCGGTGATGATCGTCATCGTCGCGGTGATCGTGGTGCGGATGCGGCCGCTCTTCCGCACGATGCAGGAGCGCATCGACCGGATCAACCAGGTGCTGCGCGAGCAGATCACCGGCATCCGGGTCATCAGGGCGTTCGTCCGCGACCGGTACGAGCGCGAGCGGTTCGCCGCCGACAACGACCGGCTGACCGACGTGTCGCTGCGGGTGGGACGGCTGATGGCGCTGATGTTCCCCACGGTCATGCTGGTGGTGAACGTCTCCAGCGTCGCCGTGGTGTGGTTCGGCGGCCATCGCATCGCCGAGGGGGCCATGGAGGTGGGGGCGCTCACCGCCGTCATCTCCTACCTCATGCAGATCCTCATGTCGGTGATGATGGCGATGTTCATGTTCATGATGATCCCGCGGGCCGAGGTGTGCGCCGAGCGGATCGAGGAGGTGCTGGCGACCGAGCCGACCGTGCACCCGCCGGCGGCTCCCGTCGTGCCGGAGCGCCATGACGGTGAGCTGGAGCTGCGGTCGGTGGACTTCCGTTATCCGGGTGCGGAGGAGCCGGTGCTGTGCGGCGTGAGCTTCGTGGCGCGGCCCGGCCGTACGACGGCGATCATCGGGAGTACGGGCAGCGGCAAGACCACGCTGCTCAACCTGATCCCGCGGCTGTTCGACGCGACCGCGGGCGAGGTGCTGGTGGACGGCGCCGACGTGCGCGACCTCGACCAGGCCGTGCTGTCGCGGGCGGTCGGCCTGGTGCCGCAGTCGCCGTACCTGTTCACCGGCACGGTCGCCTCCAACCTCCGTTACGGCAGGCCGGACGCGACCGACGAGGAGCTGTGGCGGGCGCTGGAGGTGGCGCAGGCCCGCGAGTTCGTCGAGGCGATGCCGGGCGGGCTGGAGGAGCCGATCTCGCAGGGCGGCACGAACGTGTCGGGCGGGCAGCGCCAGCGCTTGGCCATCGCGCGGACGCTGGTGCACCGGCCGGAGATCTACCTGTTCGACGACTCGTTCTCCGCGCTCGACTACGCGACGGACGCGCGGCTGCGCGCGGCGCTGGCCGCGGAGATCGCCGACGCCACGATCGTGATCGTGGCCCAGCGGGTGAGCACGATCCGTGACGCCGACCGCATCATCGTCCTGGAGGACGGGCGCGTGGCCGGTAGCGGTACCCATGCCGAGCTGATGGACGGCTGCCCGACGTACCGGGAGATCGTGCTGTCGCAGCTCACGGAACAGGAGGCGGCAGCGTGA
- a CDS encoding helix-turn-helix transcriptional regulator produces the protein MEESAALAQLARRLEEVVNDLRGLPVDVERLVDSELVRQRISQAAASATELRAMQPVGQAGTERDERSTRRENLDALERGMRMRTIVHADMLDKPLLAARIRQLHAAGDLHRVVDEPIQQMVIFDRTVAFLRIVPVAHSPGALVIRQQSLITALIDLFERTWAGAREVTEPTHRLTAREREVLALIAEGRSNSAVARALSITEAAVGKHVAGLFAKLEIPATADDNRRVLAVLAYLRGTAR, from the coding sequence GTGGAAGAGAGCGCGGCGCTGGCCCAGCTCGCCCGGCGGCTCGAAGAGGTGGTCAACGACCTGCGGGGGCTCCCCGTGGACGTCGAGCGCCTGGTCGACAGCGAGCTCGTCCGGCAACGGATCTCCCAGGCCGCGGCCTCGGCCACCGAACTGCGCGCCATGCAGCCCGTCGGGCAGGCCGGCACGGAGCGCGACGAACGCTCGACCCGGCGCGAGAACCTCGACGCCCTGGAGCGGGGCATGCGGATGCGGACGATCGTGCACGCCGACATGCTGGACAAACCACTCCTCGCGGCGCGGATCAGGCAGTTGCACGCCGCCGGCGACCTGCACCGGGTGGTCGACGAGCCGATCCAGCAGATGGTCATCTTCGACCGTACGGTGGCGTTCCTCCGGATCGTCCCCGTCGCCCACTCCCCCGGAGCGCTGGTGATCAGGCAGCAGAGCCTGATCACCGCCCTGATCGACCTGTTCGAGCGGACGTGGGCCGGCGCCAGGGAGGTCACCGAGCCGACGCACCGGCTGACCGCGAGGGAGCGCGAGGTGCTGGCGCTGATCGCCGAAGGGCGCTCCAACAGCGCCGTCGCCCGGGCGCTGTCGATCACGGAGGCCGCAGTGGGGAAGCACGTGGCCGGCCTGTTCGCCAAGCTGGAGATTCCGGCGACGGCCGACGACAACCGGCGGGTGCTGGCGGTGCTCGCCTACCTGCGGGGGACGGCCAGGTAG
- a CDS encoding methyltransferase, with translation MRCELDAGQPTVTLDRTRLRAAPYEPGRDDTCALPMPGVILARAGEQLERIRTAWRASRYERFLPEANHALLHRFAGALTRLLPTAPATPFTVDDLLAAGLLPRHRRLVTTLLRLLREHDLAHPTPDGRWHLTTGPADPDELTRALLQRHPAFLAEVALSTRVARRLPAVLRGETNPLDLLEDGPLQHLYDVAPVCRFTNRVARALLRQILAAWPGDRTLRVLEVGAGTGGTTAALLPLLPAHLTRYTLTDPSPLACAAARHRFPGHDFLDHQQLDLDTDPTSQGFASGGHDVVIAANTLHTARDLPAALDRVRSLLAPGGHLLAIETHDPALLLGAFGTLDHAWPAEDDPLRPRTTLLRREQWPPLLRECGFTHLARTGDDTRPGRDTFSILLAARPRARTRPRPLPPAATRTRWIIAAESEHELPLADAVARLLTPPHAGKAVAVLAGQGPELISTRPPGERVAVTFVPAGHATRAGDEPPPALRAIARAFDALPPTARRSLYVVTRPATATTVQDAATAIAREHPGLHLPRITLHPGETIAADARRLAHELLATPGDHEIVLTPRGRFVIREQPHTPPASYALDLAPDLEAPEPAWTRTAPPPPPGPGLVAVDVRAATLPVRRTGAPRPWWSCAGLVTAVGDGVTGLRPGDRVTGLAPGTPASHVLTPARLLTTTPAGTPDAEAATAPLPNLHAHLALTVQAKLSPDETLLLHDDATGLGLAALRYARHCGARVLAAARTPAQRDLLLTFGAWHVLDALAPDAPRQVLALTDGRGAEVMAGPAPSGWERALADDGRYVELGAADPSDPDVFAEVMAGAARDWCLPLPYGAYPAARVRDALASMRAGAALGEIVLCFDRTAPFTK, from the coding sequence ATGCGTTGCGAACTCGATGCCGGGCAGCCGACCGTCACCCTGGACCGCACCCGGCTCCGCGCCGCCCCGTACGAACCGGGCAGGGACGACACATGCGCACTGCCCATGCCCGGCGTCATCCTCGCCCGTGCCGGCGAGCAGCTCGAACGCATCCGCACGGCCTGGCGCGCCTCCCGCTACGAACGCTTCCTCCCGGAAGCGAACCACGCCCTCCTGCACCGCTTCGCCGGCGCGCTCACCCGCCTGCTCCCCACCGCGCCCGCCACCCCGTTCACCGTGGACGACCTCCTCGCCGCCGGCCTCCTCCCCCGCCACCGCCGCCTCGTCACCACCCTGCTGCGCCTGCTGCGCGAACACGACCTCGCCCACCCGACGCCGGACGGCCGCTGGCACCTCACCACCGGCCCCGCCGACCCCGACGAGCTCACCCGCGCCCTCCTCCAGCGCCACCCCGCCTTCCTCGCCGAAGTGGCGCTCAGCACCCGCGTGGCACGCCGGCTCCCCGCCGTGCTCCGCGGCGAGACCAACCCCCTGGACCTGCTCGAAGACGGCCCGCTCCAGCACCTGTACGACGTCGCCCCCGTGTGCCGCTTCACCAACCGGGTCGCCCGCGCCCTGCTCCGCCAGATCCTCGCCGCCTGGCCGGGCGACCGCACCCTGCGCGTGCTCGAAGTCGGCGCGGGCACCGGCGGCACCACCGCCGCCCTGCTCCCGCTCCTGCCGGCCCACCTCACCCGCTACACCCTCACCGACCCCAGCCCGCTCGCCTGCGCCGCCGCCCGCCACCGCTTCCCCGGCCACGACTTCCTCGACCACCAGCAGCTCGACCTCGACACCGACCCCACCAGCCAAGGCTTCGCCTCCGGCGGCCACGACGTCGTGATCGCCGCCAACACCCTGCACACCGCCCGCGACCTGCCCGCCGCGCTGGACCGCGTCCGCAGCCTGCTCGCCCCCGGCGGCCACCTGCTGGCCATCGAGACCCACGACCCCGCCCTGCTCCTCGGCGCCTTCGGCACGCTCGACCACGCCTGGCCCGCCGAGGACGACCCCCTGCGGCCGCGCACCACGCTGCTGCGCCGCGAGCAGTGGCCGCCGCTGCTGCGCGAGTGCGGCTTCACCCACCTCGCCCGGACCGGCGACGACACCAGGCCCGGCCGCGACACCTTCTCCATCCTCCTGGCCGCCCGCCCCCGCGCCCGCACCCGCCCCCGACCGCTCCCGCCCGCCGCCACCAGGACCCGCTGGATCATCGCCGCGGAATCCGAGCACGAACTCCCCCTCGCCGACGCGGTCGCCCGCCTCCTGACCCCACCGCACGCGGGAAAGGCGGTCGCGGTGCTCGCCGGGCAAGGTCCGGAGCTCATCTCCACCCGGCCGCCCGGCGAACGGGTGGCCGTCACGTTCGTACCCGCCGGCCACGCCACCCGCGCCGGCGACGAGCCGCCACCCGCGCTGCGAGCCATCGCACGGGCCTTCGACGCGCTCCCCCCAACCGCCAGACGATCACTGTACGTCGTCACCCGCCCCGCCACCGCCACCACCGTCCAGGACGCCGCCACGGCCATCGCCCGCGAACACCCCGGCCTGCACCTGCCCCGCATCACCCTGCACCCCGGCGAGACCATCGCCGCCGACGCCCGCAGGCTGGCCCACGAACTCCTGGCCACCCCCGGCGACCACGAGATCGTCCTGACACCGCGAGGCCGCTTCGTCATCCGCGAGCAGCCCCACACCCCTCCCGCCTCCTACGCCCTCGACCTCGCCCCCGACCTCGAAGCCCCCGAACCGGCCTGGACCCGCACCGCCCCTCCCCCGCCCCCCGGCCCCGGCCTGGTCGCCGTCGACGTACGCGCCGCCACCCTCCCCGTACGGAGGACCGGCGCCCCGCGCCCCTGGTGGTCCTGCGCCGGCCTGGTCACCGCCGTCGGAGACGGCGTCACCGGCCTCAGGCCGGGCGACCGCGTCACCGGGCTCGCCCCCGGCACGCCCGCCTCCCACGTCCTCACCCCGGCCCGCCTCCTCACCACCACCCCCGCGGGAACGCCCGACGCCGAGGCCGCCACCGCACCGCTGCCGAACCTGCACGCCCACCTCGCCCTGACCGTCCAGGCCAAGCTGTCACCGGACGAGACCCTGCTCCTGCACGACGACGCCACCGGCCTCGGCCTGGCCGCGCTGCGGTACGCCCGCCACTGCGGCGCCCGCGTCCTGGCCGCCGCCCGCACCCCGGCCCAGCGCGACCTCCTGCTCACCTTCGGCGCCTGGCACGTGCTCGACGCCCTCGCCCCGGACGCGCCCCGCCAGGTGCTGGCGCTGACGGACGGCCGGGGTGCCGAGGTGATGGCGGGGCCCGCCCCGTCCGGCTGGGAGCGGGCGCTGGCCGATGACGGGCGGTACGTGGAGCTCGGCGCCGCCGACCCCTCGGACCCGGACGTGTTCGCCGAGGTGATGGCCGGAGCGGCACGGGACTGGTGTCTGCCGCTGCCGTACGGCGCCTACCCCGCGGCCCGCGTGCGGGACGCCCTGGCGTCGATGCGGGCGGGCGCGGCCCTCGGCGAGATCGTGCTCTGCTTCGACCGGACCGCCCCCTTTACAAAGTAG
- a CDS encoding TetR/AcrR family transcriptional regulator — translation MNKRRRVPAMAPEDRRAALIAATIPLLRAYGAAVSTRQIAEAAGVAEGTIFGVFRDKATLLRAALMSAFDPLPAVAAMAAVPADAGLRARLGEAVAILRARMRDNANLMAVPKDLMADDAGFRESMMDGRRRLLAALASLMEPDRDRLRRSPEAAAQLLLMLVAVSVHRGFDEGGDFADMEDEEIVSVLLDGLLVRSSPTPDQESPC, via the coding sequence GTGAACAAGAGGCGCAGGGTGCCGGCGATGGCGCCGGAGGATCGCCGGGCCGCTCTCATCGCCGCCACCATCCCGCTGCTGCGGGCGTACGGCGCCGCGGTGAGCACCCGTCAGATCGCCGAGGCGGCGGGCGTGGCCGAGGGCACCATCTTCGGTGTCTTCCGCGACAAGGCCACGCTGCTGCGGGCGGCACTGATGAGCGCCTTCGACCCGCTGCCCGCCGTGGCGGCGATGGCGGCCGTCCCCGCGGACGCCGGGCTGCGCGCGCGGCTGGGCGAGGCGGTCGCGATCCTGCGGGCGCGGATGCGCGACAACGCCAATCTCATGGCCGTCCCCAAGGATCTGATGGCCGACGACGCCGGGTTCCGGGAGAGCATGATGGACGGCCGGCGGCGGCTGCTGGCCGCGCTGGCCTCCCTGATGGAGCCCGATCGCGACCGGTTGCGGCGCTCGCCCGAGGCGGCGGCGCAGCTGTTGCTCATGCTGGTCGCGGTGTCCGTGCACCGCGGCTTCGACGAGGGCGGCGACTTCGCGGACATGGAGGACGAGGAGATCGTCTCCGTGCTGCTCGACGGGTTGCTCGTGCGGTCCTCCCCCACCCCAGACCAAGAAAGCCCTTGCTGA